A section of the Aigarchaeota archaeon genome encodes:
- a CDS encoding glycine--tRNA ligase, whose amino-acid sequence MESTTSLYNEIVRLALERNFFFPSSEIYSDAPAGFYEYGPLAVSMKNKYIEVWRRELIRRDEMVEIDGSQIMPKRVFVASGHLESFTDPITKCTSCNAIFRADKLLEEVLGFSVPERLATEEMDKLILEHNVACPNCKGKLDKVSKFNMMFRVNVGVSGDECYLRPETCQSIFVDFLRIYKTMRKKLPFAIAQYGKSFRNEISPRQSLIRLREFYQAEIEVFFNPKKANDFPKIREYENYVLRLKPLDEDRIIKVSCKESVETGLISSMLVAYYLALIQRFYQIVGIDMERFRLRQLSDEERAFYAKEAWDVEVLTSIGWIELVACNNRTDYDLSGHSRVSGQDLSVYDDGEKIIPHIFELSMGVDRSLLCILEHSYTKESERTVLKLPPMLAPIQVAVFPLVTKDGLDKKAMEVYEALKLDFDAVYDDSGSIGRRYRRQDEIGTPFCVTIDYQTMEDETVTVRYRDTMNQERVHIRDLKRYLMEKLKY is encoded by the coding sequence GCAGGTTTCTACGAATACGGACCCCTGGCAGTTTCGATGAAGAACAAGTACATAGAAGTCTGGCGAAGGGAACTAATTAGAAGAGACGAAATGGTAGAGATAGACGGTTCGCAGATAATGCCAAAGAGAGTATTTGTAGCGTCTGGCCATCTCGAGAGTTTTACCGATCCTATAACTAAGTGTACCTCATGCAACGCTATCTTTAGGGCTGATAAGTTGCTTGAAGAAGTCCTGGGATTTTCAGTACCTGAAAGGTTGGCTACGGAAGAAATGGATAAGCTTATTTTAGAACACAACGTGGCTTGTCCAAACTGCAAAGGTAAGCTCGACAAGGTCTCAAAATTTAACATGATGTTCAGAGTGAATGTTGGCGTGTCAGGGGATGAGTGTTACCTCAGACCAGAAACCTGTCAGAGTATCTTTGTTGACTTTCTCAGAATTTACAAAACAATGAGAAAGAAACTCCCATTTGCGATTGCACAGTACGGTAAGAGCTTTAGAAACGAGATATCGCCCAGACAATCTTTGATCAGACTTAGAGAGTTCTACCAAGCAGAAATCGAAGTATTTTTTAACCCAAAGAAGGCTAACGATTTTCCGAAAATACGGGAGTATGAAAATTATGTTTTAAGATTAAAACCTTTGGACGAAGACAGGATCATCAAAGTATCTTGCAAGGAAAGTGTCGAGACGGGTCTCATCTCAAGCATGCTCGTAGCTTACTATCTTGCCCTCATACAACGTTTCTACCAGATCGTAGGTATCGATATGGAGCGATTTAGGTTAAGACAGTTGAGCGATGAGGAAAGAGCATTTTATGCGAAGGAGGCATGGGACGTAGAGGTTTTGACAAGTATAGGATGGATAGAGTTAGTCGCGTGTAACAACAGGACAGACTACGACCTCTCTGGTCATTCTAGGGTTAGCGGTCAGGATTTGAGTGTTTACGATGACGGAGAGAAGATCATACCACACATATTCGAACTTTCCATGGGTGTTGACAGAAGCTTGCTTTGTATACTGGAGCATAGTTATACAAAGGAAAGTGAAAGAACAGTCTTAAAACTTCCGCCTATGCTGGCACCGATTCAAGTAGCGGTTTTCCCACTCGTTACCAAGGATGGTTTAGATAAAAAGGCGATGGAGGTCTATGAAGCGCTAAAGCTAGACTTTGATGCCGTTTATGATGATAGCGGTTCTATAGGTAGGCGCTACAGAAGACAGGACGAGATAGGTACGCCGTTTTGCGTAACTATAGACTATCAGACGATGGAAGACGAAACTGTTACGGTTAGATATAGGGATACGATGAATCAGGAGAGAGTGCATATTAGGGACCTCAAAAGATACCTCATGGAAAAGTTAAAGTATTGA
- the endA gene encoding tRNA-intron lyase gives MIADLVQDNIIVWDMKKGRELYKLGYYGKPLGIPKPKSFEFDAPLILDVIEAVYLVEKGIISVKKNNSLMNLNELIEYGKKNYERFEEKYLVYKDLRDRGFVVTPGIKFGSDFAVYKHGPGIDHAPFIVQVKLEDDELSAAELIRAGRLATTVRKRFVIAVPNLLDRNVTYLAFEWWKA, from the coding sequence ATAATTGCTGACTTAGTCCAGGATAACATAATAGTGTGGGATATGAAAAAAGGGAGAGAGCTATACAAGTTAGGATACTATGGAAAACCGCTCGGCATACCTAAGCCAAAGAGCTTTGAGTTTGACGCACCGCTCATTCTCGATGTGATAGAGGCGGTTTATTTGGTGGAGAAAGGCATCATAAGCGTTAAGAAAAACAACTCGTTGATGAATCTAAACGAACTGATAGAGTACGGAAAGAAGAATTATGAAAGATTTGAGGAGAAGTACCTGGTTTACAAGGACTTAAGAGATAGGGGCTTCGTGGTTACGCCGGGCATAAAGTTCGGGAGTGACTTCGCGGTATACAAACACGGCCCCGGAATAGATCATGCGCCCTTCATAGTCCAAGTCAAGCTTGAAGACGATGAGTTATCAGCCGCAGAGCTGATAAGGGCTGGCAGATTGGCAACGACCGTCAGGAAGCGCTTCGTAATAGCAGTCCCGAACT
- a CDS encoding DUF47 family protein: MTLPRDREEEYSARLLSLLQDQIRKVMEMSRSVLLMIEDVMNESPLKDVEARYDVILKLDEEERNIKRMIEKDIANIGALLTSKEDFIRLMNSLDKIADTSEGIAYRLVSLVKMKFKVNKDIFKGVLQLGEAVHSILGKLREALLSVALDSDTFMKKVAEIDNAEREIDEIYRNLSLTILQSDMKVGHMFLIREIVSLLEDIADKAEESVETLRTLSLTVF; this comes from the coding sequence ATGACTTTACCAAGAGATAGGGAAGAAGAATATAGCGCCAGGTTACTCTCACTACTCCAGGACCAAATCCGAAAGGTTATGGAGATGTCTAGATCGGTCCTGCTGATGATAGAGGATGTCATGAATGAATCCCCCCTTAAAGACGTAGAGGCCAGATATGATGTAATCCTGAAGCTCGACGAAGAAGAGCGAAACATCAAGAGGATGATAGAAAAGGACATTGCGAACATAGGAGCGCTCCTAACAAGTAAGGAAGACTTCATAAGGCTGATGAACAGCCTCGACAAAATCGCCGACACTTCGGAAGGAATCGCCTACAGACTCGTTAGTCTGGTAAAAATGAAGTTTAAGGTAAACAAGGACATATTCAAGGGAGTACTTCAACTGGGTGAAGCGGTTCACTCAATTCTTGGTAAATTAAGGGAAGCTTTGCTAAGTGTCGCACTAGATTCGGATACATTCATGAAAAAGGTCGCGGAGATAGACAATGCAGAAAGGGAAATTGACGAGATATACAGGAATCTGAGTTTGACAATTCTTCAAAGCGACATGAAAGTGGGCCATATGTTCCTCATAAGGGAGATAGTGTCTTTACTTGAAGACATAGCGGACAAGGCCGAAGAGTCGGTCGAAACATTGAGAACACTTTCACTTACGGTGTTTTAG